The genome window CCTGCAGAAAGAAGCCACAGTCTGTTCCCACAGGGGAGCTCACAGGGATGGGTCACACCTCTGAGTTGTTTCGACACACAGCACAGGACATGGGCTTTCCTACCCCTCGGTGGTCAGTCATGGCTGAGAGCCATCCACCCATGTAAACTTCCAGGCACTTTTGGGTCTGGTAGCCAGTGGGCATCTGAAGAAGAATCTTGGATTTTGTCACTGGGGTGAAAGGAATGTGAGTAGATCCGAGCAGGTGGTAGCAGTGTCCACTGTAAGTGGGTTTGGGAAGGGAAAGATCATGAATTCACTGGACACATTAATGTCATCAAGATTGAagccctgtgctctagagcccgcgagccacaactactgagcccacgtgccacaactactgaagcccgtgcgcctagagcccgtgctccacaacaagagaagccacctcaatgagaagcccgcgcaccacaacgaagagtagcccccctgctcgccacaactagagaaagcccgcacgcagcaacgaagacccaacacagccataaatacatacatacatacatacatacatttatttaaaaataaaagattaaggcCCTTTTGTGACTCCCAGATGGAGTTGTTCGGCCCTGCTGTGACCATCTCCTGCAACCCATCACCGGGGCCACAGGTGACCCAGCCACTGGGAGGGACACTGGATACTCCTCTTTACTCTGGCTGGACTCACGGGTTGAGCAACCAGGAGTCTGATGCTTTGTCTCCTTGACCCCCTGTCCCCCCTACCCTCCTGTCCCACTTTGCCGACTGTCGACCCTGGACCCAGTAACAGACAAGTTCACTGAGAGTGTCTACGTCCTGGCCAACGAGCCATCCGTGGCCCTGTACCGGCTGCAGGAGCACGTGCGCCGCTCTCTGCCTGAGCTGGCCCAGCATAAGGTGAGCCGTCCCTGCCCCAGCCACCAACCTCTCCCAGGGTCTGCACCTTGTGAGCTGGGGCCTACTCTGTTGGTGCAGGGGTCAAGGCTGGGACACCAGCAAGGAGGCACATGGTCACCAGCCGAGATAGGGGCTGGGTGGACAGATCTGGGGCAGATTTGGAAGAAGGAGACAGCAGGGTCTGCATTAGTTGTGACCTGTGTGGTGAGAAGGAGGCAGCCGTGTGAGGGAAGGATatgccaggcagagagaacagcctgCTCAAAGGCCCTGAGCCATAGTCGCCATGTGTTCACAGAAGGCCCAGACTGATGAGGGGTGGGAGTGGCAGGAAGAAAGatcaggggctggagggggctgCTCTCTACAGCCATGGGGATTGGTGTTCGGGTGCTCCATCCCAGAGAGCTGGGAGGATGGAGGTCGCAGCCACCCCTGCTAACAGCCcccaaccccctgcaggctgaCATGCAGCGGTGGGAGGAGCAAAGCCAGGGAGCCATCTACACGGTGGAGTACGCCTGCAGGTGAGCGCCACAGCCTCCGCGCTGCCGCGGTCGCCCTGTTATGCCCCGGGTGTTCAGGGGCATCTCAGCCGGCTGCCCGTGAGCCTTGCCCTGCCTGAGTAGAGGCATGCGGATCTGGACTCACCTGGCCACAGGGCAAAATTCCAGCCCAGACCTGTGCTTCTCGCTATTTGCTGGCTTCTTCtggccctcagcccctccccatcTGTCACAGGAGGGGCTGATAAGGACTCCAGGAGGTGCCTCAAGTGGCCAATGTTTCCCACCCACAGTTGGGGACCACAGACTGGCTGGTGGGGTGGATGGCAGCTGGGGGGAGGGCCAAAACATGAACatgactgtttattttttaatgtttatttctttccaattttttatcTTGTGGTTAAGATGCAAATtcatcatcttaaccatttttaagtgtacagttcagtggtattaaatacactCATAATGCTGTGCAACTATccccaccatccgtctccagaattcttttcatcttgcaaaactgcaactctgtccccattaaacactaactccctgtTTCCCGCCCCCCATtcctggcacccaccattctgctttctgtcgaAGAATCTGACTATTCTAGGAACCTCAcataggtggaatcatacagtatttgtctttcagagaccaacttctttcacttactctaatgtcttcaaggttcatccatgttgtagcatgtgtcagaatttccttttttagggctgagtaatattctatcatatggatggaccacattttgtttatccattcatctgttgatggacatctgggttgcttccatgttttggctactatgaataaagcttctgtgaCCGTGGATataccatttattatttttgtttgtttaactttctctaaATATCCAGATTTTTTAACCCCAAGTGAGAGACGTGCCTGAGAATAAAAAGCAGTAGTTGGTGTTTCTTCCCATTGTTGCAGCTTTGCCAGCCTTGCCTCCTGTgctcctgttggttctgttccCCATGACTGTATTTCATGACCTGGCTTGTTCCGTTTGCTTTAGGAGTTGGCGACTTTAATTAGGAGTGCTGTTTGCCCCTGGCTTGGGCTGTGGGTTGTTTTGGTGGAGGCTGGATACTCCCCAGCAGCTCTCGTCCGTGGCACTGTGCGGTTTGCCTGCCTGTTTCTGTTGTGTGGGCAAAGGTTCCTTGACAGGAAGTCGTGCCGCTGGGAGTTCTGCCTTCACCAGCCTTGGCCCTTCCGCTGGGACGGGAGGGTGACCCAGACAGATGGCATCTTCCTGAGGATGGTGGTCACAGACACCCTCCTTAGCTCCAGGAAGAGTAGAAAAGAAATGGGAGTTTTTCTCGCAGCTGCTGAATAGTTCCCAGACAGCCCAGAGTTCATCAGAAAGGTCCAGGTTCAAGGAATAACAAATCAGTCTGTACTTTCTCCCAGTTCCTCTAGCCGTGCTATCCAGTGCAGGAGCCCGGATCCCAGGTGGCTGTTTACACTTAACTTTTAATGAAATACAATGGAAGATTCAGCTCCTCAGTCTCATGaaccatatttcaagtgcttagCAGCCCTAGGCTAGGCAGGGGGCCAGTCTGCTCCGAGCTCTGAGCACTTCTCTTTAGTGAGATGTGAATTTCTCTAATGCTGAAAGACTGTTTCCTTTACGGACATGAAAGTGCCCTTTTAGTTGTCTAAATGCTTTATGCAGCATTaatggtgtaaaactgaaagATGTTAAAATGGTATATTGGTTGGGGTGAACTATTCAGTAGTGAGCTTACGTtagatagcttttttttttgcggtacgcgggcctctcactgttgtggcctctcccattgcggagcacaggctccggacgcgcaggcccagcggccatggctcacgggcccaaccgcttgacggcatgtgggatcttcccagaccagggcacgaacccatatcccctgcatcggcgggtggacgctcaaccactgcgccaccggggaagccctagataGCTTTTTATCAAGGTGGACGGGCACTAGGAAAGCTGActacatttggtggtgtcagaTGAGCAAGTTAACGGAGCGGCAACAGCCGACGCTCCCGCCTTTTGATCTCATAGCCATAAGCAGGTCCCTGACTGATAataaatgggagtgatttctttgtctttaacagGACTTTAAAACGACCCTCTTATTTTTACTGCAGGTGTTGTTGCACAGGCAACTTTCTGGCGTTAGCAAGGCCCCACGTGGCTTGGTGAATATGTTCCTGTAGTGCTGTTGGAAGGGACATTTTCATTAGACATCCATCAGTGTAGCTTCACCACCAGAGCTTAGCACAGCTTTGCAGTAGTGCCCCTCTAATGGCGATGAGTCTAAACTCACCTCTAGAGCTTTTCACAGTCCAGTTGACAAGCTTCCTTCAGAGGCAGGAATAGGTTACCTAAGAGGAAAGCAAGATATTTTTGAGGTCACTTTTGCGTGCTTATAGCTCCTTCAAAGCATTAGATAGTCTAGCAGCCGTTAAGCGAAAGTTGCATGTTGCCATCCAGTGCTCTGTTGCATAGGGAAGTCTAATCTTTAAGCCCACAGTGAGCCCTCAGGGAGGCCCATGGAATCCTCCAGGTGCCTGATGAGTGCTGGCCGGCACAGGCATCCGCTGAGCTCTGGTTGGGGGGCGAAGAGAGCGTGGTGCCGCTGACTGGATCCATCCTCCCATTTCAGCGCCGTGAAGAACCTTGTCGACAGCAGCGTCTACTTCCGCAGCGTGGAGGGCCTCCTCAAACAGGCCATCAGCATCCGAGACCACATGAACGCCACAGCCCAGGGCCACAGGTAGTTCCCGGGACCGCCCGCCCCTGCTGCTCTCAGCCTCCTTGCTGTAAGGACCTTCGCTGCTCAGCCAGGAACTGCCACTTCTCGCTCCTTAGACAACTCCCTCTCTTCATCTCATGGTGGCCAGTGACTTCCTTTCATCCTTTGGCGTCTGTAGTGGGAGAGTTCAGTCTCTCGGCACCCAGCTCCTGAGCTCTGCTgtgtgcctggccctgggctgggtgctggggacacggTAGTGACCAAGAAAGGTGTGCTCGTGGCCTCACGGGGAGACACACAGCAACCAGGTAAACACGGAACACACAAGAACATTTCAGACacatgtgaaggaggaaagggctGTGGGGGGCCTCTCTGGGGAGACGGCAGAGGTGTGAGCAGAGGCTTGAACAACCTGCAGACAGAGATGACCCGGGGTTGGTGCTCCAGGCACGTCAGTGGCAGGGCAAAGGCCCGGGGCCTGGTGAGCTGGGTGTGTTGGAGGAACATCTGAGGCGGGTGTGGCTGCAGTGGGTGAGCGAAAGGGAGACGGGttcagggggtgggcaggggcctcGAGGGCAGCTGGGAGGGCGCCCGGAGCTGAAAGAGGCTTTGAGCCAATGACCAGACAgtctaaaaatgaaaactacttaCAGTTCTTACATACCGGGGAGAGAGTTTTTGGAGAAGtagctctttttgtttttgttttcattataactTAATAAACACACATGTAAACACATGCACACGTGCTATAAGCCATCACTCGAGCTTGAGATGTGTCTGGCTCCTTCAGTGTGGGGTTCTGGTATGCCTGTCCCCGACCAGgcacttagaaagaaaaaaaactgtgttGCTGCCTGTGGTAATTGAGACAAAAGAACTGTCAAAACCAAAaaagccttaaaaacaaaaaacaagcaacaacaaaaaccaaaaaggccTTGCAAATGTGTAAGAAGGGATGTGCAGCAACCTGCCCTCTGAGGGTAGCGTGAGAGGGGTTCATGATGGTTCCCCTGCACCAAATAACCATCTGGCTCTGGCTGCTCTGGCCCGGGTGGGTGACAGCCATTGGGACTGGAGTTCACTGCGTCAAGCCTTGCACAGTGCCATACACACAGTAGGGCCTCAAAAACCATCGCTTTTACTTTTAACTCAGTTTCCCAGCTGCTTCCAGAAGCCCTGCTTCTGCCTGCTGTTGCGAAAATGCACCGTGCTTCTGAAAGGCACCAGTAGCAGCTTGCGTAGTAGCTACTCACCTGCTATTGCGTCTCTTTGCAAGCCCTGGGGGTTTGAAGCTCCCAGTCCTACGTGAGGCCCAGGCACGACCTCTGAAGTGGGTCGCTGGTCCCATTTTTACAGAGGATGCCCTGAAGGCTCAGGCCAGGGGTCTTGGGGGACTGGAGTGTGACCCCAATGCACAATCCAGCCTAGCCGAGCAGGCCTCATGGCCTCTGACCTCAGCCTCATGGACGCTGCACATGTTTTGTTCCAGCCCCGAGGAACCTCCCCCGCCCTCTTCAGCCTGATCCCGGAAGAGACTTGGAGGTGCTTTGGCCCCTCTGACTCAGGTCAGTGCCAAGTGGGGCCAGAAGCCTCTCTGTGCTCCTTGCTCTGAACTAACCCACGTTCTCGGCATCCAAGAACGGACCTACTTGACTAACCACTCAAGTTTTCTCCCTAGGCTTGTAGGGTGGTTTCATCCGTGGGAGGATAGAGGGTAGGGGCACCTGTGCCCTCTGCTGCTCAGGGCTGTTGTCAGCCCATCTCCCTTGTGCTTTCTCTGTCATCTTCCTGCCCCTTATCCAGGCCACAGGCCCTGTCCTGATCCCAAGGACCCCTGCCCCCCAAGACAGAGGGGAGCCCCATTTTCCATACCCTTCCACATGCCAGCTGCTTGCTTTACCCAAACACATTGTCTCAGGCAGAGCCCAGCAGGACTGTTATCCACCCAGCTCTGGAATCTTCATTCTACTGctgacctgctgtgtgaccctgagcaagtcccTCCTCACTCTGGtctctgcttttcctttctgTCAGAGTGCTCATTAGGCGCATCTGCATAGAGTGATGTGTATTGTAGCAGTCAGCTACTGCTGCATGACAAActatcccaaaacttagtggcttatgACACCAATCATTCGCCTGCTTACGGTCGTGCAGTTTGGGTTGGACTCAGCCGGGCAGTTTTGCTGGGCCCACCTGGCTGCTACCTGTGGCTCTTGTGGGAGCTTGATGGGGCCAGAGAGTCAGAAGTAGCCTCACATCTGGCCCTTGACCAGTGCTGTCTgctgctggtggggaggggggtgtctGGTCCTCCACGTGGCCTCTCCAGCAGGACAGCCCAAGCTTCTCCTGGTGGTTGGGCGCCCGGTGTGCACGTGTTCATCCAGCCTTCCCTTGCTTCAGTTACGGCTGTCCCATTGGTCAAGGCCAGTCACgtgaccaggaccagatgggcgAGGACTGCAGGAGGGCTTCAGTACTGGGAGGTGTGGTTGACCATCTGAGGAGAGCGTGGCACCAAGAAAGGCCTAGCGTCTTGTTATTCTGTGCTCATGCAGGGCAGACACAGGCAGATTGGAGGTACCCAAGGGACTGAGTGTGCCCGCAGCTTGTGTAGCTCTCACAGCCCCCTGCTCATTTGCTGTGATTGTGCTCTGTGCTGTGGAGGTCTCAGAGGGTCAAGGGAGGCGTGGCAGGGGACAGGGCCCCCACAACTCCTAGAGCAGCAGCCCCGAGAGCCAAGAGGCAGCAGAGTTCATGGGTGTGCAGTCAGAGTTCTTATCGGGCACTTGCTATGTGACAGGCTTAGCTCTGGGCATCGGGGTGATGAGGAATCCCACAGACTGTGGGGTCACTTGGGGGACATCTGGGAGGGCCTGGAGCAAGAGGGGCTGCCAAGAGGGTCAGCAACCCACCCCATTTCCCCACCCATTGTTGCCCACCAGTCTGGACCCACACCCCAAAATCTCCCCCATCCTATCCCCTGTGCCCTGGTGCCTCCCACCCTCAAGCCTCAAAGATGCTGCCCTCTCCACCCGTCCACAGTCAGTGTGTTTCTCCTGCTCCTGCCTGGAGCCTCCAGGCAAGGCGTGAACATCCTGGGTCATCTGCCGTCCCTTTACTGCTACTGCCGCGGCCCCTCAGAACAAACTGCTCTGTGGCTCCGCCCGATCCCACCTGTGTACCTACAGACCCTGCTCTGCTCCCCAGAATTGCCGCCCCACTCCCTACCTCGGAGCCTCCACTCCCACTTCTCCCCAGACTGCCCCCCCCCAAGGGTTGTAGGTGACCTTCACAGGATCAAGTCCTGGCCTCCCCTGCTTCTCCAGGCCCCGGGCTCTACAcacagcctcattttacagaagaggaaactgaggctcagagaggcgagTGACTGGAAATGCCAGGATTCACACCCAGACCCTCTGACTCCCAGTGCTTCACCTCTTCCCTCAGCCTCGCCCAGGATTTTCCTCAGACGCCACCTCATCAGGGCTACCCTGCAGCCCTAGGGGTCTCTCAGACCTCGCCTTGACTCACCTCTTGCCCCCCAGCCCGACCAAAGCTTGGACCCTTGGACACAGCCTTGTGGGACTTGGCAGGGACAGAAGACCAAGTAAGTGTGGCTGGAGCCTCTGGGCCAGCCATGAATGTCCTGAGACGAGGCTTTGCTGCCTCTGGATTCTTACCCGCCCCCACTGGCCATGGACACGGCCATGGCCCCTCGGACCAGTAACTGCCACCATGACAATCATGCATCTGCTGTGTGCCCAGATCTGTGCTGGAGGCTTCACAAGGGTCATCTTTCATCCTCAGACAGCCCTATCAGGCAGATGTCACCCAAAtgcagaagggaaaagagaggctCCAAGAGGTGGCATTGTTTGTGCGAGATCACACAGAAGAGTAGACCCCGGCCTAGTTtggtcccagccctgcctctgacaTGCTGTGTGACATGGGTCTGGCACCGACCCTCCCTGGTGCTACCTTTCTCCATCTCAACAAGGAAGGCTGGACTGGACCTTCTCTACAGGCTGAGGCAGGCATTCGTGTACCTGCCTGCCTGGACTGCATTCTGCCTCGAGCAGAAATGATGCCCACCTCAGGCTCAGACCATAAGGAGAAGCCACCCTAACTCCAGGGGTGGATGTGGGACCCTGGCCTGGCTAGTCAGAGCCCCCCATCTCCCAGGTCACAGTGATTGGTTTGAGATGGGCATGCGATCCAATGAGAGATCTTCCCTGAGGATTTTGCTGGAAAAGTACCATCTTCCTTCTGGGGTTGGTGAGCTCGGCAGATGGACCAGGGGACCTGAGAACATTGCCTGGGGCCCTGGATCCAGCTGTACCTGACACTAGAAAATCTCAATTCTTCAGTTTCCTGAGTCCCTAAAATTACTGTATTTGCCAAAATtgctttgagtctgtttctgctgaCTTGAGAAGAGCCCACGCTGATCTGATCCCTGCGAATTCCAAGCCTGGGAGATCATGGCCCATGGTTTGTACACCTCCGAGGCCAGCTGTGTGCCAACAAAGTGCCcagcaaaatgtataaagaagggCAGAATTGAGTTGTCGAGGGTAGAGCCAGGGTGGGTCCCAGGCTCactgctctgggaggatcccccagTTTGGCCCAGAGAAGTGGTTGGGCGAGAGGGGTGGCAAAGGCCAAGGGCAccctaggggaaacagagagggTCCTGGTGGGGTATCAGGGCTGTGGAGGGGCCTGAGGGCCTGGGAGGAGGTTCAGGAACACAGGAGGTATTAATAATTGCCTCCCACCACCAGGAAACAGGGTCAGCCCTCTCTCACCTCTCCTAGGGTGTACTGGGGGCCTGTGTGCTACCATCATgccttccccctgccccagctcagttgagggggagggaagagccTCAGGTTCACACTGTTTTAGGCCCTGCCTGGTGTGTAACCCCCACAGAGtcaccctccctctccacccactCTGAAGGCACCTCTCGTCCATCTCTCCTCCTGCCATGCAGCCATGTATCCATCATTGACGGTTCTCTCTGAGCTAGGCCCTGCCTGCCCAGGGGATGCCCTGGTGAGCCAGACAGACCAACCCTGGCTCCAGGGCTCAGACCCGCTGGACAGACAGGCAGCTAAGTGAGGTAACTGCATGTATCCCAGAGGCAGCCTTGGATGGCTCAGGCGCTGTGAGTTAGTGGGGGGCAGTCATGAGGTGCCCTAGACCTTCCGAGGGCTCCCTGTCACCCACGGCCCCTGAACATGACCTTAGCCAGTACTCTCAAAGAGGTTTGTGCAGGACTGTGGGTTGTTAGATGCCCCACCACCCCAAATCCTGGGGCTCACGGAGATGCTGGTTATTTGCTCTGCGTGGCCGGCTCGCCTTTCATGCCGGGCGAACGTCCGTCCCCTGCCGGCCGCAAGGGGGCGCAAGAGGCAAAGCCTTGGCCGGGCACTCCGCCTCCAAGCTGTTCTTAGCCCCTGATTCAAGCCCCCGTCCCCAGTCTTGGCCGATCCTGAAGGGTGCATCGTGACCCTCCGTCCTTTTTCACTTCATACGTTCTTGCTTCCATTTTCTAGAAAGCGAACTAAGGCTCTGCAAGGCCAGATTACGCAGCAACACCTCGCATCTGCCTCGACGCTCTGGCCGACttaccccctccccccgccccgcccggagTGAAGGGTGTGGGCATGCCCAGACCTAGCTCGCTAAGACTTGCTCCCAGAAATAGGTGGGCAGCCAGGAGAGCGACAGGGAACTCTCCGTGCTACGGGGCATTCAAGTAGGGAGCCTAGCGCCCACGGGTGGGGGTAACCTGGAAGGGCTCCCTGGGTTAAGTGTTGGAACTgtcccccccaccctccaccagTCTCCTTCAAATTTGTGGATGGAGTAAAAGGAGGCCCGGGAGGGCGGTGACTTGTCTCCAGTTGGTCCACAGTGGTCAGGATGGGAATCAGACTTGAGTTTTGGCTTTTTGTTCTTAGcccctggtttttgttttttttttttttttttttgcggtacgcgggtctctcactgttgtggcctctcccgttgcggagtacaggctccggacgcgcaggctcagcggccatggctcacgggcccagccgctccgcggcatgtgggatcttcccggaccggggcacgaacccgtgtcccctgcatcggcaggcggactctcaaacactgtgccaccagggaagccccaagtcctAGTTTTTATTTCAGGCCTGCTCTGTACTCTGAGGGTCCTGCccctgggaagccccttcctggCCCCTGCCTCATCCCCCAGCAAGGCCTCTGGATGCCCCAAGATTGGTCCGCATGCCCCTACGCTACTCAGACCCTCTCCAGGACTCCAGTTCTTCAAGAAACCCATGGAAACACCCCTATTGTGCTACCACAACACACGGCCCAGGCTCCGGGAGACAGAGCTGGACAGAGACATTTCTAAACCACGGAGTCAGCGCTCAGGTAGAAGGAGGGATGGGGGTGTCAGAACAACAGATGGGAGGGGGGATAGGTAAGGCttttggaggaggagggggcattGGAGGCCGACCTTGAAACGCTTCTCCCCCCCCAGAGGAGAGACTACTATTGTCCCCACTTTTCACATGAGCAAACAGGCTCAGAGGGGTGAAGTGactggcctgaggtcacacagcgagtGGGAGTCAGAGCTGGGATGGGAACCCAGGGTCCTCAAACCCTGAAGCCCTACCCATTGGACCACACTGTCCTTGCCATGGA of Delphinus delphis chromosome 3, mDelDel1.2, whole genome shotgun sequence contains these proteins:
- the BORCS8 gene encoding BLOC-1-related complex subunit 8 isoform X3, with the protein product MEEPEMQLKGKKVTDKFTESVYVLANEPSVALYRLQEHVRRSLPELAQHKADMQRWEEQSQGAIYTVEYACSAVKNLVDSSVYFRSVEGLLKQAISIRDHMNATAQGHSPEEPPPPSSA
- the BORCS8 gene encoding BLOC-1-related complex subunit 8 isoform X1 → MEEPEMQLKGKKVTDKFTESVYVLANEPSVALYRLQEHVRRSLPELAQHKRREEPCRQQRLLPQRGGPPQTGHQHPRPHERHSPGPQPRGTSPALFSLIPEETWRCFGPSDSGRAQQDCYPPSSGIFILLLTCCVTLSKSLLTLVSAFPFCQSAH
- the BORCS8 gene encoding BLOC-1-related complex subunit 8 isoform X2; its protein translation is MEEPEMQLKGKKVTDKFTESVYVLANEPSVALYRLQEHVRRSLPELAQHKRREEPCRQQRLLPQRGGPPQTGHQHPRPHERHSPGPQPRGTSPALFSLIPEETWRCFGPSDSESELRLCKARLRSNTSHLPRRSGRLTPSPRPARSEGCGHAQT